CACCTGGGGTGAGCTTGAGCTCACGGCGTACGTCGTCGAGCACCGAGACCGGCAGCCCTTCGAGCATCGCCACCCGCTCGGTGAGACTCTGTGCGAAGTCCAGCTCGCCACGCATCGCCCGCTCGGTGATCGCCGCGACCTCGCCGAGCTTGCCGGCCCGCGCCGCCAGCGAGTCGATGACCTCGCCTTGCACCAGGGTGGAGTCGACGTCCATCACGATGAGCCGCTTGGCGCGACGCTCGATGCCGGATTTCTCGACCGCCACGTCGACGTTCTCACGCATCGCGGTCGTGCCGAGAGCCGCCCGCAGCGGCGCCGACGAGGCGCCCGACACAACGAGCTCGAGCGCGGTAACCGGGTAGTCCGAGAGCCGCTTGATCGAGTCGATGTTGGCGCCGAGGTCGGCGATCGCGGTCGTGATGGCGGCCATCGCAGCTGGTTTGAGGGGCGCGCCGAGCACGACGACGTAGTGCTTCTTTTGCCGCCGCGTCGAGTACGCCGGATCGGGGTCGGCCTCGACGGTGATCTGCAGGCCGCCAAGATCGGCGTCCGTGGTCAGCGCCCGTTCGATATCGCCGAGCTCGCAGCAGATCCGCACCTCGACGCCGAGGACGAGCTGGCCGCGAATGACCACCTGCTCGACGTCGTGGACATCGACGGCGTGGTGCACGCTCCCGCCGTCGTGGCTGGTGGTGACACCCGCCAGCCGCTCGAACAGCGCCGAGGACACCCCCGGCCGGTCGAGCCCGCTGACGGTGACCAGGGCACGGCGTACCCGTGACTGGTCGTCCACCGGGTGCTCGCGGTAGTCGGCGTTAGCCGTGGTCGGGGTTGGTCTCGGGGTCGCGAGAGCTCACCGCGCCGCCATCGGGATCCTCACGATCCAGCACCGCGGTCGCGGGCTTGTCGCCGCTGACCGCTTCTTCGCGCTGCTCTCGACGCTCGGCCTGCATGGCCTCGACGTGCGCACGGTGCTTCTTGCCCGAGTGAGCCTCAAGCTCCAGGCGCTCAAGCATGTGCGGGTAGTGCAGCTCGAAGGCCGGACGGACCGAGCGGATGCGCGGTAGCGAGTGGAAGTTGTGCCGCGGAGGCGGCGACGTGGTGGCCCACTCCAGCGAGTTGCCGTAGCCCCACGGATCGTCGGCGTTGGTGACTTCGCCGTACTTGTAGGAGCGGATCATGTTCCACAGGAACGGCAGCACCGAGGCGCCGAGCACGAACGCGAACACCGTCGAGATCGTGTTGAGCGTGGTGAAGCCATCCGAGGGCAGGTAGTCGCCGTAGCGGCGCGCCATGCCCTCGTTGCCCAGCCAGTGCTGGACGAGGAACGTGCCGTGGAAGCCGAAGAACGTCAGCCAGAAGTGCCACTTGCCCAGGCGCTCGTCCATGAAGCGTCCGGTGAACTTCGGGAACCAGAAGTAGGTGCCGCCGAAGGCTGCGAACGCGACGGTGCCGTAGAGCACGTAGTGGAAGTGCGCCACGACGAAGTAAGTGTCCGAGACGTGGAAGTCCAGCGGCGGCGATGCCAGCAGTACGCCGGTCAGACCACCAAACAGGAACGTCACGATGAAGCCGACAGCAAACAGCATTGGCGTCTGGAAGGAGATGGCTCCCTTCCACATCGTGAAGATCCAGGTGAAGAACTTCAGTCCGGTGGGCACCGCGATCAAGAACGTCATGAACGAGAAGAACGGCAGCATGACCGCGCCGGTCGCGTACATGTGGTGGGCCCAGACGGTGATCGACAGGACCGCGATCGAGATGGTCGCGTAGACCAGGCCCTTGTAGCCGAAGAGCGGCTTGCGGCTGAATACCGGGATGATCTCGGTGACGATGCCAAAGAACGGCAGCGCGATGATGTAGACCTCGGGGTGCCCGAAGAACCAGAACAGGTGCTGCCACAGGATGGCGCCACCGTTTTCTGCCTCGAAGACCACTGAGCCGAGCTTTCGATCGGACATCAGCACCAGCAGCGCCGCGGTCAGGATCGGGAACGCGACCAGGATCAGCAGGCTGGTGACCAGCGTGTTCCAGGTGAAGATCGGCATCCGGAACATGGTCATGCCCGGTGCGCGCATGCAGACGATCGAGGTGATGAAGTTGACGGCGCCGAGGATCGAGCCAAGGCCGGAGACACCCAGGCCGATGATCCACAGGTCCGCGCCGATGCCCGGCGAGTTCGCGCCGTTCGACAGCGGGGTGTA
The nucleotide sequence above comes from Epidermidibacterium keratini. Encoded proteins:
- the serB gene encoding phosphoserine phosphatase SerB encodes the protein MDDQSRVRRALVTVSGLDRPGVSSALFERLAGVTTSHDGGSVHHAVDVHDVEQVVIRGQLVLGVEVRICCELGDIERALTTDADLGGLQITVEADPDPAYSTRRQKKHYVVVLGAPLKPAAMAAITTAIADLGANIDSIKRLSDYPVTALELVVSGASSAPLRAALGTTAMRENVDVAVEKSGIERRAKRLIVMDVDSTLVQGEVIDSLAARAGKLGEVAAITERAMRGELDFAQSLTERVAMLEGLPVSVLDDVRRELKLTPGARTLIRTLKRMGFKIGVVSGGFSQIIEPLVAELGLDYGLANTLEVRDGVLTGQVTGRIVDRAEKLTALREFAAAYDIPMSQTVAVGDGANDLDMLSAAGLGIAFNAKPVVREGSHTALNHPYLDALLFFLGISRDEVAADEAREDAEDAAGDAPSPD
- the ctaD gene encoding aa3-type cytochrome oxidase subunit I, which encodes MTVTIAPAPVEAAPAPPREVKKGSMFSQVLRTTDHKLIGKMYFFASFGFFLIGGLMAMLMRAELAQPGYQFLAPEQYNQLFTNHGAIMLLMFATPLFFAFANLVVPLQIGAPDVAFPRLNALSFWLFLFGSLTNISGFLTPDGGADFGWFAYTPLSNGANSPGIGADLWIIGLGVSGLGSILGAVNFITSIVCMRAPGMTMFRMPIFTWNTLVTSLLILVAFPILTAALLVLMSDRKLGSVVFEAENGGAILWQHLFWFFGHPEVYIIALPFFGIVTEIIPVFSRKPLFGYKGLVYATISIAVLSITVWAHHMYATGAVMLPFFSFMTFLIAVPTGLKFFTWIFTMWKGAISFQTPMLFAVGFIVTFLFGGLTGVLLASPPLDFHVSDTYFVVAHFHYVLYGTVAFAAFGGTYFWFPKFTGRFMDERLGKWHFWLTFFGFHGTFLVQHWLGNEGMARRYGDYLPSDGFTTLNTISTVFAFVLGASVLPFLWNMIRSYKYGEVTNADDPWGYGNSLEWATTSPPPRHNFHSLPRIRSVRPAFELHYPHMLERLELEAHSGKKHRAHVEAMQAERREQREEAVSGDKPATAVLDREDPDGGAVSSRDPETNPDHG